In Plasmodium knowlesi strain H genome assembly, chromosome: 7, one DNA window encodes the following:
- a CDS encoding transcription elongation factor 1, putative — protein MARSKVKKVKPRKKKPIKLDKQFNCPFCSYKKSVDIKLHRSKGIGELICLKCGVKYASQITNLDECIDVYSEWVDKCLDANKKGCNELFFNDELGALNNLED, from the exons ATGGCGAGAAgtaaagtgaaaaaagttaaaccgaggaaaaagaagccCATAAAATTGGATAAGCAATTCAACTGCCCCTTTTGCAGCTACAAGAAATCGGTCGACATTAAGCT GCACAGATCCAAAGGTATCGGAGAACTGATTTGCCTTAAATGCGGAGTCAAGTACGCAAGCCAGATTACTAACCTAGATGAGTGCATTGACGTGTACAGCGAGTGGGTTGACAAATGTTTGGatgcaaacaaaaaaggatgtaacgaacttttttttaatgatgaGTTGGGTGCCCTGAATAATTTGGAAGACTAG
- a CDS encoding apicomplexan amino acid transporter ApiAT2, putative — MKEDISQLKYEQGMGKDLRVNRWVALGLYSIVAAVGTFVHAGFSGWQPIIYKSGAFSELCGPTDDMREFKVDANTSYMTCGNRDVAVNNLFTLAFFVHFFLSSVSGYVLDTFGEKVCFLSGQIILATGFLSLAVFKFSYVWYLFFLMLGISADLSFIPLLKISKYFPGQESLIFGILGSARSTGFAIGLLLKYAFFYTFNFKDNEFYILCLFYLCVCSLYSFIVGIFIVPSKKSAQSELNSEGATGSSNPEKKRSISIMNEMDRMETADKKSFDNYETYKFSDRIKSLWKHPQKWEYLITVFICSSSMIRFDFFIKSNRSILIWNDNDLTTIFSLSTILSFIPTPFFGYLAGKFGSIYSILTNNIFIFLTYILILFDGYFFKMMSIILFFFYISFVFSCFYCYVDEKYSKKHFGKLCGIMFAVSAMCLIINFYLTYLTDVVYMYLGDKKHLPVTYGLNALGVVTLLSCVYLKITEKK, encoded by the coding sequence ATGAAGGAAGACATATCTCAACTCAAGTACGAGCAGGGCATGGGGAAGGACCTGAGGGTGAACAGATGGGTGGCCTTGGGGTTGTACTCCATAGTGGCGGCAGTAGGAACCTTCGTGCATGCAGGATTTAGTGGCTGGCAACCAATCATATACAAGTCAGGGGCCTTCAGCGAATTATGTGGACCAACGGATGATATGCGAGAATTTAAAGTTGATGCAAATACGTCGTATATGACATGTGGGAATCGAGACGTAGCTGTGAATAATTTATTTACCTTGGCCttctttgttcattttttcctgtcgTCAGTAAGTGGGTATGTATTAGATACCTTTGGAGAGAAGGTCTGTTTTCTAAGTGGACAAATAATTCTAGCAACAGGATTTCTATCGCTAGCAGTGTTTAAGTTTTCCTACGTATggtatttgttctttttaatgCTGGGTATTTCAGCCGACTTGTCCTTCATTCCCTTGTTAAAGAtatcaaaatattttcctggACAGGAATCCCTAATTTTCGGAATCCTTGGATCAGCAAGATCTACGGGGTTCGCCATTGGGTTACTCTTAAAATACGCCTTTTTCTATACGTTCAATTTTAAGGATAACGagttttatattttgtgcCTATTTTACCTGTGTGTATGTAGtttgtattcatttattGTGGGTATCTTCATCGTACCTAGTAAGAAGAGCGCGCAGTCAGAACTAAACAGTGAAGGAGCAACGGGATCATCAAAtccagagaaaaaaagaagcataaGCATTATGAACGAAATGGACAGAATGGAAACTGCAGATAAGAAATCATTCGATAATTATGAGACTTATAAATTCTCAGATAGAATAAAATCTTTATGGAAGCATCCGCAGAAGTGGGAATATTTAATCACCGTATTTATATGCAGTTCGAGTATGATTcgatttgatttttttataaaatccaATAGATCCATTCTTATATGGAACGATAATGATCTCACGACAATATTTTCTCTCTCCACTATTCTATCCTTTATCCCAACCCCATTCTTTGGCTACCTGGCTGGAAAGTTTGGTTCTATATACAGTATATTAACAAAcaacatatttatatttctcACTTATATCTTGATCCTATTTGATGGgtactttttcaaaatgatgtccatcattttgtttttcttttacataTCATTCGTTTTCTCCTGTTTCTATTGCTATGTGGATGAGAAGTATTCGAAGAAGCATTTCGGTAAGCTGTGTGGAATTATGTTTGCAGTTAGTGCAATGTGCttaattataaatttttacctCACCTACTTGACTGATGtggtatatatgtacctgGGTGATAAGAAGCACTTGCCCGTGACTTATGGATTGAACGCCCTCGGGGTGGTAACCCTGCTTTCTTGCGTGTACTTAAAAATTACGGAGAAGAAGTGA
- a CDS encoding GINS complex subunit Psf3, putative, translated as MNEEIEKNIKLNSNFIEFEEIVKDINTPFSFIDLVEVPCVPLVDIYGLSLLSNEAYLEYKNGLREDKLSADDEIRLTLFFAVKLYKRNVLKIKFPSYYDIIETLKFDPVSVTIGLFNQFYFETAYELCDLLPVSEWPSANFYDILRKAEKTRIHFLINNRTKLNSYFLEGLTNREKKIYKYFLEGTSKERESMNKETTFFNFYEMDK; from the coding sequence atgaatgaagaaatcgaaaaaaatataaaactaAATAGCAATTTCATAGAGTTTGAAGAAATAGTAAAAGACATCAACACTCCATTCAGTTTTATCGACTTGGTTGAAGTTCCTTGTGTGCCCTTGGTTGACATATATGGACTATCCCTGCTGAGCAATGAAGCATATttggaatataaaaatggattAAGGGAAGACAAGTTAAGTGCAGATGATGAAATTCGGTTAACTCTATTTTTTGCAGTAAAATTATACAAAAGAAATGTTTTAAAGATAAAGTTTCCTTCCTACTATGACATCATCGAAACACTCAAGTTTGATCCTGTGTCTGTTACAATTGGATTGTTCAACCAGTTTTATTTCGAAACCGCATACGAGTTGTGTGATTTATTGCCAGTCAGTGAGTGGCCATCCGCCAATTTTTATGATATTTTGaggaaagcagaaaaaacgaggatacattttttaataaacaaCAGGACGAAATTAAATTCGTACTTCCTGGAGGGACTCACAaacagggagaaaaaaatttacaaatacTTCCTTGAGGGAACCTCAAAAGAAAGGGAGTCCATGAATAAGGAAACTactttctttaatttttacgAAATGGACAAATGA
- a CDS encoding BSD-domain protein, putative: protein MYSLWKEVSEQIKKKAEDLNNSLQELNSSSNHPIGGTTQVRPDTSLKNSIQEKFHIINDKYINGKEFPELHYYNEKLLSGFNNFKRIVGGMYKEKVNNGSDGDAGRSEGQKFYLSKIVPWKKGDIMISKIYRKKYNEGFPINLPDPHLNSYVYKKILKLNVDRNKILHTNILENYNFCWNKKKEQSEKIILEDPNLEQTKKYLVPFYMSELDFWKSYFFNVDIIYNEIADDIYESRKKFPDADGPLHFVPLPCDRTAEEKRPLSTEVTPSDDAKQWIPPTNGKANTVEGTTEETQLTNQLSFPKVELPAEGGERPPTQWELHRENSKNVYLKEEPNEEEITERVHVTSNLASFQNLNHSDWLTPSEEQEKRSSLGVQRGTDSKTPDCNSAYQGQSKIDSITPKDDTSLMRKTQINGLNIYMDNDVFVNLRDKSEAFGALLADTKEYTEEIKREDSQGDYYNLELVDHSLEASFKGMPNKGEGREVEGCVVSHKKTEDTIDVNVKAEEDNHIQGNQLINNQPESLTISKANIKFLDLIEEQNEKAYSLDEKNGGKDGFESLDKVQYVPHEEGETASAKLDGTVDVPVVSMHGGANEQFDKEEDEEEDNQLVEQYDEQDEGGKKEEASIHANLNEAETKEELDDCALPQQEHAPANDPKFAKELPLTNHAGESNDSKLLISDGGGDQTTPYDNLKYDPIFVELNQCNPLNEESREGNECVDSMISVTENSNEVEDSLAGEEKVNAAYHPQEEPLHNDCSQVKMPWLENSTTGGTTGGTTGGTTGGTTGGTTGGTTGGTTGGTTGGTTGGTTGGTTGGTTGGTTGGTTGGTTGGTTGGTTGGTTGGTTGGTTEQINDWANTPLSSYPNDTTAKQNDITVGVKAEDESPRSAKGDMKISQKECDLYLDELNISDVLEFEIDSNKFNAEELEQFEKDLLNA from the coding sequence ATGTACTCCCTATGGAAGGAAGTCAGCgagcagataaaaaaaaaagcggaagaTTTAAATAACAGTCTACAGGAACTGAACTCTAGCAGCAACCACCCCATAGGGGGGACCACACAGGTTCGCCCAGACACGAGTCTAAAGAATTCAATACAAGAGAAATTTCACATCATAAACGATAAGTACATTAATGGGAAGGAATTCCCAGAGCTCCACTATTACAATGAAAAACTTCTCAGTGGGTTTAACAACTTTAAGAGGATTGTGGGGGGCATGTACAAGGAGAAAGTGAACAATGGCAGTGATGGAGATGCTGGGCGGTCAGAGGGGCAGAAGTTTTACCTTTCCAAAATAGTACCATGGAAAAAGGGAGACATTATGATTTCCAaaatttacagaaaaaaatacaatgaaGGATTCCCCATCAATTTGCCTGATCCCCATTTAAATTcatatgtatacaaaaaaattttaaaattaaatgttgatagaaataaaattttacacaCAAATATTTTGGAGAACTACAACTTTTgttggaacaaaaaaaaagaacaaagtgaaaaaataattttggagGATCCAAACTTGgaacaaacgaaaaaatatcTTGTTCCCTTCTACATGTCTGAGTTGGATTTCTGGAAATCCTACTTTTTCAACGTTGATATTATATACAACGAAATTGCGGATGATATTTACGAGAGTAGGAAGAAATTCCCGGATGCTGATGGGCCACTACACTTTGTACCACTTCCATGTGATCGCACTGCAGAGGAGAAGAGGCCACTCTCCACCGAGGTGACACCCTCTGATGATGCCAAACAGTGGATCCCCCCCACGAATGGAAAAGCAAACACCGTGGAAGGAACAACAGAAGAGACACAATTAACGAACCAATTGAGTTTCCCAAAGGTGGAGCTCCCTgcggaggggggggaaagaccCCCTACACAGTGGGAACTTCATAGAGAAAActccaaaaatgtataccTAAAAGAAGAGCCgaacgaagaagaaatcaCGGAGAGAGTGCATGTCACCTCGAATTTGGCTAGTTTCCAAAATTTGAATCATTCAGATTGGCTGACTCCTTCAGAAGAGCaagaaaagagaagcagCCTAGGTGTTCAAAGAGGCACCGATTCGAAAACACCCGATTGTAACTCGGCTTACCAAGGGCAAAGTAAAATTGATTCGATCACACCGAAGGATGACACTTCTTTAATGAGAAAGACCCAAATTAACGGACTCAACATTTACATGGACAATGATGTCTTCGTAAATCTTAGGGACAAATCAGAAGCGTTCGGTGCCCTTTTAGCAGACACAAAAGAATATACTGAGGAGATTAAAAGGGAGGACAGCCAAGGAGATTACTATAATCTAGAATTGGTTGACCACTCCTTAGAGGCATCATTTAAGGGAATGCCTAACAAAGGGGAAGGCAGAGAAGTGGAAGGCTGTGTTGTCTCGCATAAAAAAACGGAAGACACTATCGATGTGAATGTTAAGGCTGAGGAGGATAATCATATCCAAGGGAACCAACTGATTAATAATCAGCCAGAATCTTTAACCATTTCGAAGGctaatataaaatttttagaTCTTATTGAAGAGCAGAATGAAAAGGCCTATAGTCTGGATGAGAAAAACGGGGGAAAAGATGGTTTCGAGTCTCTCGATAAGGTGCAGTATGTGCCACATGAAGAGGGAGAAACTGCGAGTGCAAAGTTGGATGGCACAGTTGATGTCCCTGTGGTCAGTATGCATGGTGGGGCAAATGAACAGTTTGAcaaggaggaagacgaagaggaagataatCAGTTGGTAGAACAATACGATGAACAGGAcgagggagggaagaaggaagaagcttCCATCCATGCCAATCTGAACGAAGCGGAAACGAAGGAAGAACTGGATGATTGTGCACTCCCCCAGCAGGAGCATGCACCGGCCAATGATCCAAAATTTGCGAAGGAATTACCTCTTACCAATCATGCAGGTGAATCAAACGACTCCAAATTACTTATTAGTGATGGAGGAGGAGACCAAACAACCCCATATGATAACTTAAAATATGATCCCATATTTGTCGAGCTGAATCAATGCAACCCATTGAATGAAGAAAGTAGGGAAGGCAATGAATGTGTAGACTCCATGATAAGCGTTACAGAAAATTCAAACGAAGTTGAGGACAGCTTGGCTGGTGAAGAAAAGGTTAATGCCGCTTATCATCCGCAGGAGGAACCCTTACATAATGACTGTTCACAGGTGAAGATGCCATGGCTAGAAAATAGCACCACTGGAGGGACCACTGGAGGGACCACTGGAGGGACCACTGGAGGGACCACTGGAGGGACCACTGGAGGGACCACTGGAGGGACCACTGGAGGGACCACTGGAGGGACCACTGGAGGGACCACTGGAGGGACCACTGGAGGGACCACTGGAGGGACCACTGGAGGGACCACTGGAGGGACCACTGGAGGGACCACTGGAGGGACCACTGGAGGGACCACTGGAGGGACCACTGGAGGGACCACTGAGCAGATCAACGATTGGGCAAACACGCCTCTGTCTTCCTACCCTAATGACACTACTGCAAAGCAGAATGACATAACCGTTGGAGTAAAAGCAGAAGATGAATCACCTAGAAGCGCAAAGGGAGATATGAAAATTTCACAAAAAGAATGCGACTTATATCTTGATGAATTAAATATTTCTGATGTACTTGAATTTGAAATTGATTCAAATAAGTTCAATGCAGAAGAGTTGGAGCAATTTGAAAAGGACCTCCTGAATGCGTAG
- a CDS encoding type II NADH:ubiquinone oxidoreductase, putative — translation MSMKVRRNGVHSVLKNVKYVYESSRDISTSRIYKDRKEKVVILGSGWGGIHFFINIDFKKYDVTLISPRSYFTFTPLLPCLCSGTLSAKVCTENVSTFLKKKGSSGKYLQMECTDISPEERQVICRDNKNNEVKIAYDHLVISVGAKTNSFNIKGVDKHAFFVKDIEGVINIRKRFLDVLDICCTDKISNEEKKKLLHVVVVGGGPTGVEVAGEFADFINKDVKKKYKNIFPLISVSIIEGGKNLLPTFTQNISDFTKRTFHTANINVLTNYYVKEVDEDTICVQSSLDQNEKKKQIPYGLLIWASGLAQTPLITNFLKKIPEQVNNRILNVNGHLAVIGIKEQNIYAIGDCKKIQPLQLHQNFHEVLDYFSSSSTTFSSDLLKSKANELSKKFPQVSQSKWDYKKNKKTQMDKHQFCEYLKEIDENYKSPIPTAQNAKQEAYFLSNLFNTLMDKKADGHQFPSFVEKWKGSIAYIGSHQVVAHLPFFEITGGLFSFTFWKMVYIQLLLTWRSRFAFIMDFLRIKFFGRPFSK, via the coding sequence ATGTCGATGAAGGTTCGGCGGAATGGCGTACATAGCGTgttgaaaaatgtgaagtaCGTATACGAGAGCAGCCGAGATATTAGTACGAGCAGAATTTACAAAGacagaaaagagaaggtggTGATCCTAGGCTCAGGATGGGGtggcatacacttttttataaacatagattttaaaaagtacGATGTGACGTTAATTTCTCCAAGGAGTTACTTTACCTTCACCCCTTTGTTGCCCTGTCTGTGTAGTGGAACCCTGAGCGCCAAAGTGTGCACAGAAAATGTTTCtacctttttgaaaaaaaagggatccTCAGGGAAGTATCTGCAGATGGAATGCACAGACATATCCCCCGAAGAAAGGCAAGTAATTTGTAGAGACAACAAAAACAATGAAGTAAAAATTGCATATGACCATCTAGTTATATCTGTAGGAGCTAAGACCAACTCTTTTAATATTAAAGGAGTTGACAAGCACGCTTTTTTTGTAAAGGATATCGAAGGGGTGATAAACATTCGCAAGAGATTCTTGGATGTCCTAGACATATGCTGCACGGACAAAAtttcaaatgaagaaaaaaaaaaactcctacACGTAGTAGTGGTTGGAGGGGGACCAACAGGTGTCGAAGTCGCAGGAGAGTTCGCTGACTTCATAAATAAGGAtgtcaaaaaaaagtacaagaATATTTTCCCATTGATATCTGTTAGTATTAtagaaggagggaaaaaccTACTCCCAACCTTTACACAAAATATTTCCGATTTCACTAAGAGAACATTTCATACGGCAAATATAAATGTACTTACAAATTATTACGTAAAGGAAGTCGATGAAGATACCATATGCGTACAATCCAGTTTAGATcagaatgagaagaagaaacagatCCCTTATGGCCTTCTTATTTGGGCAAGTGGATTAGCACAAACTCCTCTCATTaccaattttttgaaaaaaatacctgAACAAGTTAACAACAGAATTTTGAACGTAAATGGACACCTCGCCGTTATCGGAATTAAGGAGCAAAATATTTACGCCATTGGAGATTGTAAAAAGATACAACCTCTTCAACTGCACCAGAATTTCCATGAGGTTCtggattatttttcttcctcttccacaACCTTCTCCTCTGATTTGCTAAAATCCAAGGCAAATGAGTTGTCCAAGAAGTTTCCACAGGTTAGCCAATCCAAGTGGGActacaagaaaaataaaaaaacacaaatggATAAGCATCAGTTCTGTGAGTACCTAAAAGAGATAGACGAAAATTACAAATCGCCTATTCCTACTGCTCAAAATGCTAAGCAGGAGGCATACTTTTTGTCTAATCTTTTTAACACTCTGATGGACAAGAAGGCTGATGGGCATCAATTCCCTTCTTTTGTAGAGAAGTGGAAAGGATCCATCGCATACATAGGTAGCCACCAAGTGGTAGCtcatcttccctttttcgaaATTACCGGAggccttttctccttcaccttTTGGAAAATGGTATACATACAATTACTCCTCACGTGGAGATCTAGATTTGCCTTTATTATGGACTTCCTGCGTATCAAGTTTTTTGGCAGACCCTTCTCCAAATGA
- a CDS encoding SUMO-conjugating enzyme UBC9, putative produces MSIAKKRLAQERAEWRKDHPAGFSAKYSPMSDGKGLDIMRWICKIPGKKGGLWEGGEYPLTMEFTEDYPSKPPKCKFTTVLFHPNIYPSGTVCLSILNEDEDWKPSITIKQILLGIQDLLDNPNPNSPAQAEPFLLYQQDRDSYEKKVKKQAMEFRPKD; encoded by the exons atgTCTATTGCAAAAAAGAGATTAGCACAAGAACGGGCTGAATGGAGGAAGGATCATCCCGCTGGATTTTCGGCCAAGTATAGTCCCATGAGTGATGGGAAGGGCCTCGACATCATGAGATGGATCTGCAAAATTCCAGGAAAGAAG GGAGGTCTATgggaaggaggagaataCCCGCTCACTATGGAGTTCACGGAGGATTACCCCAGCAAGCCCCCCAAGTGCAAATTCACCACGGTATTATTCCACCCGAATATCTACCCATCAG GAACCGTATGTTTGTCTATCCTAAATGAAGATGAGGATTGGAAACCCTCCATAACAATAAAGCAGATTCTGTTGGGCATTCAA GATCTCCTAGATAACCCCAACCCTAATTCGCCTGCACAAGCGGAGCCCTTTCTCCTGTATCAGCAGGACAGAGACTCGTACGAAAAGAAAGTCAAAAAACAGGCCATGGAATTTAGACCGAAGGACTGA
- a CDS encoding ribonuclease H2 subunit C, putative, whose translation MNSFFCEDTREEEQLLQKIIKVKEDTLPQVILEIVSNKCLSKRRPKGEEAKIKLESHFSGHSPLRNRNLDGWSDQTCLAKKEEQRNVKSANEEILNTQLHANIFTFHLKKNGHVNADTFFIPYKSNNGEDVIREYTYSYGYYDVYSPNIEKTNKVFHANNNRFCDVAPQGGEEGVTCQKKDKIKKEREDTEEDELLPDEFVEWSIQKNDTKEDGKEENPSAEGSLPITNTNQTCTANNMDKFLVHFRGRLFIGCNIIYSHFKCNTFLGTLQSRELNEGEDTSTHAENELHFVKKEIQTYNIIKNATYWKQDEYPDVSDPNIQKFLFLTMVPALCDYSEEGGEQTVDVVF comes from the coding sequence ATGAACTCCTTCTTCTGCGAAGACAcgagggaggaagaacagCTCCTTCAGAAAATCATCAAAGTTAAGGAAGACACTTTGCCCCAAGTCATTCTGGAAATTGTAAGCAACAAATGTTTATCCAAAAGGAGaccaaagggggaggaagcgAAGATCAAATTGGAGTCCCACTTTTCAGGACACTCTCCTTTGAGGAATAGGAACCTTGATGGATGGAGTGACCAGACGTGTTTAgccaaaaaggaggaacaacGTAATGTCAAATCTGCGAATGAAGAAATACTGAATACACAACTGCACGCAAATATTTTCACCTTccatcttaaaaaaaatggacatgtGAACGCAGACACCTTTTTTATACCCTACAAAAGTAACAACGGAGAGGATGTCATAAGGGAGTACACTTATAGTTACGGCTATTACGATGTGTACAGTCCGAATATCGAAAAGACAAACAAAGTTTTTCACGCGAATAATAATCGGTTCTGTGATGTTGCACcacaagggggggaagaggggGTGACTTGTCAGaagaaggataaaataaaaaaagaaagggaagacacAGAGGAAGATGAACTACTACCAGACGAATTTGTGGAATGGAGCATACAGAAAAATGATACAAAGGAAGatggaaaggaggaaaatccTTCAGCGGAAGGATCACTCCCCATTACAAACACAAACCAAACTTGTACAGCAAACAACATGGATAAGTTTCTTGTGCATTTTAGAGGAAGACTGTTCATCGGATGTAATATCATCTATTCTCACTTCAAGTGTAACACCTTTCTAGGAACCTTACAAAGTAGAGAATTGAACGAAGGGGAAGATACCAGCACCCATGCAGAAAACGAACTTCActttgttaaaaaagaaatacaaacATACAATATAATTAAGAATGCGACTTATTGGAAGCAGGATGAATATCCAGATGTGTCTGATCCCAATATCCAGAAGTTTCTCTTCCTAACGATGGTTCCAGCGCTTTGTGATTATTCAGAGGAGGGAGGGGAGCAGACTGTTGACGTTGTGTTTTAA